Proteins co-encoded in one Bacilli bacterium PM5-9 genomic window:
- a CDS encoding acyl carrier protein (product_source=KO:K02078; cath_funfam=1.10.1200.10; cog=COG0236; ko=KO:K02078; pfam=PF00550; superfamily=47336; tigrfam=TIGR00517), which yields MNNKIKEIIGEILDLEVSEINDDASILDDLGADSIAVMEIVMELESEFDLEIETEEIPNFKTVNDIVAFIESK from the coding sequence ATGAACAACAAAATTAAAGAAATTATTGGTGAAATTTTAGATTTAGAGGTAAGTGAAATTAATGATGATGCAAGTATCTTAGATGATTTAGGTGCAGATTCAATTGCAGTAATGGAAATTGTAATGGAATTAGAAAGTGAATTTGATCTTGAAATTGAAACAGAAGAGATTCCAAATTTCAAAACAGTTAATGATATCGTAGCATTTATCGAGAGCAAATAA
- a CDS encoding [acyl-carrier-protein] S-malonyltransferase (product_source=KO:K00645; cath_funfam=3.40.366.10; cog=COG0331; ko=KO:K00645; pfam=PF00698; smart=SM00827; superfamily=52151; tigrfam=TIGR00128) — protein MKISFIFAGQGQQFQNMGIDLIDAFVEVKDIFNQASSILDYDLVSVCQDENKLAQTIYTQPALLTLDYAIAYLLNKNGINPDCVAGLSLGEYNALIEAKTLTFEDGLKIIKERAYIMDNALEKNSSSMAAVLKADLKTINEVLDSPCLNGEVAICNYNTYEQIVIGGSTSKLEQACNMLKEKGVKRVIPLKVSTVSHMHLLNDAAKKLNTVLSNFNFKKPEISFINNVAGVYQEDGFVKTLTKQIESSTYMAQTIELMLNDGIDTFIEVGPKNTISAFVKSIAKMLNKEVKIYNVYDLKTLEDTLRELGESNE, from the coding sequence ATGAAAATTAGTTTTATATTTGCTGGACAAGGACAACAATTTCAAAATATGGGCATCGATTTAATTGATGCCTTTGTTGAAGTTAAAGATATTTTTAATCAAGCAAGTTCTATTTTAGATTATGATTTAGTAAGTGTTTGTCAGGATGAAAATAAATTAGCACAAACAATTTATACGCAGCCTGCTTTATTAACATTAGACTATGCAATAGCTTATTTATTGAATAAAAATGGAATTAATCCTGATTGTGTAGCAGGTTTATCATTAGGGGAATATAATGCTTTAATTGAGGCAAAAACATTAACTTTTGAAGATGGTTTGAAAATAATTAAAGAGCGTGCCTATATTATGGATAATGCATTAGAAAAAAATAGTTCGTCAATGGCAGCTGTACTTAAAGCTGATTTAAAAACGATTAATGAAGTTTTAGATAGCCCTTGTTTAAATGGTGAAGTTGCTATTTGTAATTATAATACTTATGAACAAATTGTTATTGGTGGAAGTACATCAAAACTAGAACAGGCTTGTAATATGTTAAAAGAAAAAGGTGTTAAAAGAGTTATACCTTTAAAAGTGTCTACTGTATCACATATGCACCTTTTAAATGATGCTGCAAAAAAACTTAATACTGTTTTGAGTAATTTTAATTTTAAAAAACCAGAAATTAGTTTTATTAACAATGTTGCTGGTGTTTATCAAGAGGATGGTTTTGTAAAAACTTTAACTAAGCAAATAGAATCATCAACATATATGGCACAAACAATTGAATTGATGTTAAATGATGGAATTGATACTTTTATTGAAGTTGGTCCAAAAAATACAATAAGTGCTTTTGTTAAAAGTATTGCAAAAATGTTAAATAAAGAAGTGAAAATTTATAATGTTTATGATTTAAAAACATTAGAGGATACATTGAGAGAATTAGGTGAAAGTAATGAGTAA